CATTGGCACAACAGCTAGAAGGTATGACTCGTAACGTGGGCATGCATGCGGGCGGTGTGTTGATTGCACCAGGGCGCCTGACTGATTTTTGTCCTTTATATACCCAGGAAAGCAAAGATCAGGATAGTAGTTCTGTCATCAGTCAGTTTGATAAGGATGACGTAGAAGCCATTGGTTTAGTGAAATTCGACTTCCTAGGCTTGACAACCCTCACTATCTTGGCAGCGGCGGAGCGCTGGATTAAAGCTTTGCACGCTGATCGTAAAGACTGGAATATCGGCGAGATTCCGCTAGATGATGAAAAAGCATTTGATGTACTAAAGCGCGCTAATACCGTTGCTGTGTTCCAGCTAGAAAGCCGTGGTATGCAAGGCATGCTACGTGAGGTGAAGCCAGACCGCTTTGAAGACATTATTGCTTTGGTGGCTTTATACCGCCCAGGTCCAATGGATTTGATCCCGGACTTTATTGAACGTAAGCATGGTCGTCAAAAAGTAGAGTATCCAGATCCTCGTATTGAACCTGTTCTACGTGAGACCTACGGCATTATGGTCTACCAAGAGCAGGTCATGCAGATGGCCCAAATGATTGGCGGCTATTCTCTCGGTGGCGCTGATATGTTGCGTCGTGCGATGGGTAAGAAGAAGCCAAAAGAAATGGCCCAACATCGCAAGATCTTTAGTGATGGTGCCAAAGCAGGCGGTATTACTGAAGCTAAAGCGAATGAAATTTATGATTTGATGGAGCGTTTTGCAGGCTACGGATTTAATAAATCTCATGCAGCCGCATACGCACTCTTAGCCTATCAAACTGCTTGGTTAAAAGCATATTACCCTGCTGAATTTATGGCAGCCAACTTGTCGCTCGCCATGGATGACACCGATAAGGTGAAGATTCTGTATGACGACTGCTTGGCGAATAATATTCGTGTGTTTTCGCCCGATATCAATACAGGGGTTTATGAGTTCACCCCATTACGTGCGCCCGACGCCTCATCAGATTCGCCGATTAGTCATATTCGTTATGGCTTAGGTGCTGTGCGCGGTACCGGTGAAGCTGCTATTGAGTCGATTGTGAAGGCACGTGAAACTGGTGGCCCATTTAAGGATTTATTTGATTTCTGCGCTCGTGTGGATCGGCGCCAAGTGAATCGTCGTGCCATTGAAGCTTTAATGCGTGCAGGTGCTTTTGATAGTCTTTATCGCGACTCTGTATCGGCTGGCGGGAACTTATATGACATTCGTTCGACCTTGCTCGCATCATTAGCGAGGGCTATTGAAGCTGCTGAACAAGCTGAGGCATCTATACATCAAATGAGCTTATTTGAAGTTGCTGGTGAAGAAAATCGCCACCTTCCAGAGCTAGTACGCGAGCCAGTTTGGTCTGAAAAAAAACGTTTGCAAGAAGAAAAGACAGCTCTAGGCCTCTGCTTAACGGGTCATATGTTTGATGCTTATCGTGATGAGACATCTCACTTCATCCGTCAACCTTTAGCTAAAGTGACTGAAGGAAAGGATCAGCTCATTGCGGGCATTATTACCTCCGCTCGGATGTTAACTGGACAACGCGGTCGTATGATGATTGCGACGATTGATGACGGTACGGCCGCTCTTGAAGTAACTTTGTATAGCGAAGTGTATGAACTTAACCGATCTTGGTTAAAAGAAGATGAGCTTTTAATTGCTAAGGTAAATGTGACGCCCGATAAGTTTTCTGGCGGTGTGCGTATCGTGTCTGAGGCGGTAATGGGTATTACTGGAGCGCGCATGCGCTTTGCTCGCAATGTCCATGTTTGTATCGATGATGCCATTGACGTCAAGATGCTTCGGAGTCAAATTAATCCTTACTTAATGGCGAATCGCACTAGAGATCCCAAGTTGGGCGCCCCTACTTCACCAACTCCGGGTTCTAATGAGGGCATGAAGGGTTTGATATTAACTGCCGCAGTAACTACTAGTGGCGGCGCCTGTCTGATGCAATTCCCAGAAGAGCTACGTATTTATCCTGACGATGCTTGTTTGCATAGTCTTAATCAAATTTTGGCCTCTAAGCAAAAAGACCCAGCGCAGGTTCAGTACCACTAAACCTCCATTTTCCAGTACTTTGTTTATTGGGTTGGCAAGACTTTCTCAATCGCCGCTATCACTTGCTGAGGTTCAAGTAAGTCTAAACATTCGCTGTAACTATCTGCTTTATCTAAACAACCCGCTTTGCGGCAGGGCACGCATTCACCAGGCCCTTGCAAGATAGTGACATTTCCAATAGTTTGGGTTCGGGCGCGCAAATGGTAGGGTTGCTCACCTCTAAAGCCATTGGGCCATGGACCAAAGTTGGTTGGTGGAGTGGCCCCAAGTAGAGTAATCGTGGGCGTATTACAGGCCGTAGCTAAATGGGTAATAGAAGTGTCTACTCCGATATATAAAACTGCATTGCGAATCAAGGTGCCTGCTTGAGGAATGGTTAACTTACCAGCGGCATTAATGACCTGTTTTTTGCAATCATCGTCTAATAGGGAAATGATGTCATGATTAAGTTGTACATCCTGCTTGGCAGGAGAAGCACTCAATGCCACCTGAAAGCCTTGTTTTACCAACCAGGTAATTAACTCTTGCCAATAGGCCAGCGGCCAACGTTTGTAAGCAGTGAGTGGTCCAGGGTGCACCACTACGAAGGGCTGTTTGAGTTCGTTGACAATGGCAGGTGATAAGGGCTCGCCAGCGGGAAGGGTCACAGAGATTGGTTTGCTAAAAAGTTCAGCTGAGTTTTTAAAAAAGCATTCCAGTAGACGTAGTTTTTCGACAATAACATGCTGTTTAAAGTAATCTACATCGACTGTGTGCATGCAGATTAGCTTCTTCCACGCATTTTGTTTCTCACTTTTGCTGCGCTTGTGATTATCCTCAGCATCTTTTCCTTGAGGATGTCCGCCAAGTACGCCAACCCTTCTAAAAGCGGCTACTAGACCATAGAGGTAGGCTCGATCGCTTGGTTGCGTAACAACAGCCAAGTCATAACGTTGAAACAGTCGATTAAAGAGACTGAAGTACTCTTTAAAGCCAGGCCTATCGGATGTTTCAATCACTTCAGCAATATCAGGGTTGCCATAGAGCATTTCTAGCTTACCGCGGTACCCTAAAAAATGAAATTCGGCATTCGGCCAGAGCTCCCTAGCTTTGTTGATAAGCGGTGTAGTTACCAATACGTCACCGATTTGCCTGGTAGCAATAAAGAGCACCTTTTTCGGTTTGAGTTTGGAGTAAGTGGTCATAAAAGAGAGAATGCTTAGAGTGCCTTAGCTAGAATCTTCTCACGCACGCGACGAGCATTCTCGGCAGCATTGCTTTGATCATGTATTTTATGAAATAAGTGAAGCACCTCGGTAGACCAAGAGCCTGATTTCCGTTTGATGTGATGATGTTGCAAACGAAACACAAAATCAGCATCCTCATGACCCCAGCCTGTCATGGTTTCATCAAAGCCATTGATGGCTTCGGCATCGGCTTTCCAGCAGGCCATATTGCAGCCTTTAATACGGCGCCAAACAAATTTTTGATAGTCGCGCCAAGAGCCGTTACCCAGTTTTATCTTAAGAGGCCAGTACTTATTAATGCCACCACTAATGCGCTTACTGATGAGGTTTGAGCAAAAGCGTGCGAAGTCCCATTTTGGCCAAGCGAGCAATTCCTGTGTGAGGTTTTCATCCAGCAGGACTCTACTGCCGGTAACTAAGTAGCCCTTTTGCGCTAATTCACGATGCCTAGCAACAAAGTCCGGCTGGACGATGCAATCACCATCCAGAAAAACGAGGTAGTTCCCATGGGCGGCGGCTATCGTTTGATTGAGTATTCTGGTCTTTCTAAAACCGTCATCCTCTTGCCAGAGGTGGGTGATGGCAATTGGAAGAGAAGCTTTCATTGCCTCAATGACTTGTTTTGTGCTCTCAGTGGAGCCGTCATCGGCAATGATGATTTCAAAATTGTGATCGGTTTGGTCAGCCAGTGACTCAAGGCAGAGCTTTAGTGCTTGTGGCCAGTTATAAGTAGCCAACAATATCGAAATCATTTACCCGCTTCCCGACCTCAAATGCCACAGCTTGATATAGCGGTAATAAGTCCCTTGACCATTGGAGATTGCTAGAGCAAAACCTTGGGGACCATCCAAAAATCCAGCTCGCAGAATATAAGTTCTAAAAAATGCCCAAACTCCATGAAGGACAGCTTTGATTGGGCCACTCGATTTGCCTTTGGCAAATGCTTGTTCTGCTGAGGCGTTGGAGTAGCGATCCAGTTTTTGAAGGACTTGAGAGTAGTTCATAAAACTGTAGTGCAGCAGGGGATTTTCTAGTTTGGCGACCTTAGCATTGGGGATAAGTCGTTCATGAACTAAATCATCAGAAAAACGAGCGGAGCCGCGCTTAAAGAGACGGT
The nucleotide sequence above comes from Polynucleobacter necessarius. Encoded proteins:
- the dnaE gene encoding DNA polymerase III subunit alpha; translated protein: MASPRFVHLRIHSEFSITDGVVRIDDAVAAAVKDEMGALAITDLSNLFGLVRFYTAARSGGIKPIAGADVWVSNPQDPDQPHRLLLLVQNHSGYLNLCELLSRASLDNQSRGRAEVDSAWFSEPAAKAEDKAAKRSTLSYGLIALSGARMGEVGAALLAGQEEQAKLVASRYEKLFPQSFYLEVQRGGNPQDEKQLQLACHLASELDLPVVATHPVQFMQKSDFTAHEARVCIAEGELLGNPRRAKKFNEEQYFLSQEEMEKRFADLPVALANSVEIAKRCNLSLVLGQPRLPDFPTPPGITLDEYLLAQSEVGLERHMLRNFPDPEERKKEMARYHERLVFEVKTISQMGFPGYFLIVADFINWAKNNGVPVGPGRGSGTGSLVAYSLGITDLDPLRYNLLFERFLNPERVSMPDFDIDFCQHSRDRVIQYVKDKYGKDAVSQIATFGTMAARAAIRDVGRVLEQGYNFVDGIAKLVPNKPGQYMTIEMAKKEEKQLAEREKNEDEVRQLLSLAQQLEGMTRNVGMHAGGVLIAPGRLTDFCPLYTQESKDQDSSSVISQFDKDDVEAIGLVKFDFLGLTTLTILAAAERWIKALHADRKDWNIGEIPLDDEKAFDVLKRANTVAVFQLESRGMQGMLREVKPDRFEDIIALVALYRPGPMDLIPDFIERKHGRQKVEYPDPRIEPVLRETYGIMVYQEQVMQMAQMIGGYSLGGADMLRRAMGKKKPKEMAQHRKIFSDGAKAGGITEAKANEIYDLMERFAGYGFNKSHAAAYALLAYQTAWLKAYYPAEFMAANLSLAMDDTDKVKILYDDCLANNIRVFSPDINTGVYEFTPLRAPDASSDSPISHIRYGLGAVRGTGEAAIESIVKARETGGPFKDLFDFCARVDRRQVNRRAIEALMRAGAFDSLYRDSVSAGGNLYDIRSTLLASLARAIEAAEQAEASIHQMSLFEVAGEENRHLPELVREPVWSEKKRLQEEKTALGLCLTGHMFDAYRDETSHFIRQPLAKVTEGKDQLIAGIITSARMLTGQRGRMMIATIDDGTAALEVTLYSEVYELNRSWLKEDELLIAKVNVTPDKFSGGVRIVSEAVMGITGARMRFARNVHVCIDDAIDVKMLRSQINPYLMANRTRDPKLGAPTSPTPGSNEGMKGLILTAAVTTSGGACLMQFPEELRIYPDDACLHSLNQILASKQKDPAQVQYH
- a CDS encoding glycosyltransferase family 9 protein, whose amino-acid sequence is MTTYSKLKPKKVLFIATRQIGDVLVTTPLINKARELWPNAEFHFLGYRGKLEMLYGNPDIAEVIETSDRPGFKEYFSLFNRLFQRYDLAVVTQPSDRAYLYGLVAAFRRVGVLGGHPQGKDAEDNHKRSKSEKQNAWKKLICMHTVDVDYFKQHVIVEKLRLLECFFKNSAELFSKPISVTLPAGEPLSPAIVNELKQPFVVVHPGPLTAYKRWPLAYWQELITWLVKQGFQVALSASPAKQDVQLNHDIISLLDDDCKKQVINAAGKLTIPQAGTLIRNAVLYIGVDTSITHLATACNTPTITLLGATPPTNFGPWPNGFRGEQPYHLRARTQTIGNVTILQGPGECVPCRKAGCLDKADSYSECLDLLEPQQVIAAIEKVLPTQ
- a CDS encoding glycosyltransferase family 2 protein, with the translated sequence MISILLATYNWPQALKLCLESLADQTDHNFEIIIADDGSTESTKQVIEAMKASLPIAITHLWQEDDGFRKTRILNQTIAAAHGNYLVFLDGDCIVQPDFVARHRELAQKGYLVTGSRVLLDENLTQELLAWPKWDFARFCSNLISKRISGGINKYWPLKIKLGNGSWRDYQKFVWRRIKGCNMACWKADAEAINGFDETMTGWGHEDADFVFRLQHHHIKRKSGSWSTEVLHLFHKIHDQSNAAENARRVREKILAKAL